The Corvus hawaiiensis isolate bCorHaw1 chromosome 2, bCorHaw1.pri.cur, whole genome shotgun sequence genome includes a window with the following:
- the EDNRB gene encoding endothelin receptor type B, producing MPALLVLLLLLSCRAAAEDDGSLLRPGPGRQSAAAAPPTAATPEHNASRPAALPKGAGAAGGRPRPASPPMCTGQTEIKETFKYINTVVSCLVFVLGIIGNSTLLRIIYKNKCMRNGPNILIASLALGDLLHIIIDIPINVYKLLAEDWPFGVEMCKLVPFIQKASVGITVLSLCALSIDRYRAVASWSRIKGIGVPKWTAVEIVLIWVISVILAVPEAIAFDMITMEYRGRYLRICLLHPMQKTSFMMFYKQAKDWWLFSFYFCLPLAITAFFYTLMTCEMLRKKSGMQIALNDHLKQRREVAKTVFCLVLVFALCWLPLHLSRILKLTIYDQKDPNRCELLSFFLVMDYIGINMASLNSCINPIALYLVSKRFQNCFKSCLCCWCQSKDLLSLEERQSCLKFKANDHGYDNFRSSNKYSSS from the exons ATGCCCGCCCTCCTcgtcctcctgctgctcctcagctgccgCGCCGCCGCCGAGGACGACGGCTCCCTGCTCCGGCCGGGCCCGGGCAGGCAgagcgcggccgccgcgccCCCGACGGCCGCGACCCCCGAGCACAACGCGTcccgcccggccgcgctgcccAAGGGCGCGGGGGCGGCTGGCGGGCGGCCGCGCCCGGCTTCGCCCCCCATGTGCACGGGGCAGACGGAGATCAAGGAGACTTTTAAGTACATCAACACGGTCGTGTCCTGCCTGGTCTTCGTCCTGGGCATCATCGGCAACTCCACGCTGCTGCGGATCATCTACAAGAACAAGTGCATGAGGAACGGCCCCAACATTCTCATCGCCAGCTTGGCTTTGGGCGACCTGCTCCACATCATCATTGACATCCCCATCAATGTCTACAAG cTACTTGCAGAGGACTGGCCCTTTGGTGTCGAAATGTGCAAATTAGTGCCCTTCATTCAAAAGGCGTCGGTGGGCATCACAGTGCTGAGTTTGTGTGCCCTCAGTATAGATAG GTACCGAGCAGTCGCTTCTTGGAGTCGCATTAAAGGAATTGGAGTGCCAAAGTGGACTGCTGTGGAAATTGTCCTGATCTGGGTCATATCAGTGATACTGGCTGTTCCAGAAGCTATTGCATTTGACATGATTACGATGGAGTACAGGGGAAGGTATCTTAGAATCTGCTTGCTTCACCCCATGCAGAAAACATCTTTTATGATG ttttaCAAGCAAGCTAAAGACTGGTGGCTGTTCAGCTTTTACTTCTGTTTGCCGCTGGCTATCACAGCATTTTTCTATACTCTCATGACTTGCGAGATGTTACGAAAGAAAAGTGGGATGCAGATTGCTTTAAATGACCACTTAAAACAG agaCGTGAGGTGGCCAAAACTGTGTTCTGTCTGGTACTTGTTTTTGCCTTGTGTTGGCTCCCACTTCACTTAAGCAGAATCTTGAAACTCACTATTTATGATCAGAAGGACCCCAACAGATGTGAACTTTTAAG CTTTTTTCTCGTGATGGACTACATCGGTATTAATATGGCTTCACTGAATTCCTGCATCAATCCAATAGCTCTGTATTTGGTGAGCAAAAGATTCCAAAACTGCTTTAAG tcatgcttgtgctgctggtgccaatCCAAAGATCTGTTGTCCCTGGAGGAAAGGCAGTCCTGTTTAAAGTTCAAAGCTAATGATCACGGATATGATAATTTCCGCTCCAGTAACAAGTACAGCTCTTCGTAA